The Levilactobacillus zymae DNA segment TTGGACTTTTCCACAGCCCAATTCTCACCAGCAGAACTAGAAAAGCAAAACAAGGATTTGGTGAACCATGCTAATGATTTCTTAACTGATGAAGATAGTGGCTTACCCGTTTTCTTAGAACCCGAAGCCGTGCAATTACTTAGTTTCTGGTGCCGCACCCCGCAACAAATGCGCCGGTTTATTGGTATCATCTTGAATGCTAAATATCGAGTTGAAAAGGATCATCAGGACATTGGCGTCATAATTCCACTTGATGATGAGGAACTGAAGCCTTTAATGACTAAAGCCTTGAGGCGCTACTTTAACGCTCTTAGAAGCAATGAGAAACACATCAAGAACGTTGAAAACTACTTGTACGGCACCATGCAAAACCTATTTGGCGTTTGGTGGAATAAACAAGCGGCTAGAGAATATGCGGCCAAACACCCCGAAGAACAGAACACTGACAATGGACGTTCTTGGAATTGAACGTCACATGGACTCATTTAAGCCGTTTTAAGTGTTACATGCATAATTATATTAAAATCGCTTTAAAATCGCTTAGAAGCAAAAATAGGCACCTTGAGTGGCTGAATTGGCGATGACTGAACTAAGGAAATGTGAAAGGAGCTTTTTAAATGACCAAATCCAGCAAAGAAGTCGAAAAAATAGAGCAATTGTTGGCTGACCTCTGGGCAGTCAATATTCAAGACATTTGGGAACAAGCGGCATATAATCCAGATCCTGATAAACGCAAACTGTTTGACGCGTTACACACTTACCTCTTAGATAAACACCAAGAGCAAATTATCAATGACAAGCATTTCGTGATTTAACATGAGTGAGCCAAAGAGATACATCATCGTGGCTGGGATAAGCGGCGCTGGTAAAAGCACTTTATATCGCGCGAGACCCGAATTATTTACTCACTCCAAACGATTAAATACCGATGAAATCCTCCAAAAAATGGGTGGCGATTAGCATAAAAATCGTGACAACTTTAGGGCAATGCGCGAAGAAATAAAACAACTCCACGCGGCTTTAAATGCTGGGCAGAGTATTCATGTTGAAACAACCTTATCTGGTCAAGAAAAGGCACAATTAAATTTAATCGAGCGGGCTCACCAAAATGGGTTTGAGGTCACGCTTTTATACGTGGCGTTAAAAAACAAAAAAGTAGCAATTAATCGGGTTCATGAACGGGTCAAAAAGGTGGGCACGGTGTACCAGATTAAGTTGTTGAAAAACGTTATAGTCAATCAAATCATAATTTAGCAGCAGTCGCATTCAAAGCTGATAATGTCGTGATCTATGATAATAGCCAAAAATTTGTGTCAGTTTACAGACGAGATCATGACCAGGTGATCAAAAATAATTTGCGTAACTTTCTTTGGATAAATCCAAAAATTACCTTTGAAGCCGCCATTTAAAAGCAACTAAATGACTTTGTTAAAAATAATCCAGATTTAAAAATTAGAAATCTCATGAATGATTCAGAAAATAAAAACGATCAGCCTAGTAACTAGGCCGATCGTTTTTGAGCTTATTCGGCTTATGGGAATTAACGTAATCGGCAAATATGTTTAAAAGCTCTTCGGTTTGTTCAACCGATAGATTATCAGCTTGAAAGTATTTTTCGAGTAAAGCCCCTTTTTGAATTAATCGGCGAGAACGGGCTTTACGGGCTTGCCGATTTTCGTAGTATTTAGATTGCCGTAATTTAAAATTTTCTCGCTCAATTTTTTGTTTTAAACGCGCTTGTTGTTCAATTAGTTTTTCATATTTATTAGGCATGGAATTCCCCATCTCCTATGACTAATGATCTACGGGCTTTTCCTTTAAAAACTCGGATACTTTTTTGGATAAGGACTTGATATTGTCATTAGATAAATTAGCATAATCTAAATTGGCTTGACTGATGATTTGTTTACCTAGCCGTTGTTCAATCTTATTTTTTTCGTCCTTAATTTTTTGATTAAGGTCTTTTAATTTAGCTTCTTGTTTTTCTAAGTTACTTTGAGACATAACGATCCCTCCAATCATATTAGAAATAATCACCGACACTATATCATACAGAGAACGTTAAGTCAAAGTATGAAAGTTGAAATAGCGAAGCGGAAGGCATACACTATAAGTAAATTTAGGGGAATCAGAAGACCAAGTAAAACGAGGTCAATGCGCACTTACACGTCATCTTTGATGACGTTGTGCTAAACCCATTAAAACCTGTATTAGAAGTCGCCGATGGCGACAACAAAGTCAAACCCATAAACCCAAAGAAAGGTGGTGACCGACATGGCAATTTTTCACATGAGTTTTAGTAATATTAGTGCTGGTAAAGGACGAAGTGCGATTGCCAGTGCCGCTTATCGAAGTGGTGAAAAGCTATTTGATGATAAGGAAGGTCGCCACTATTTTTATGCCCGCTCGGTTATGCCAGAAAGCTTTATTTTGACGCCAAAAAATGCACCAGCATGGGCCAGTAATCGAGAACAATTATGGAATGAAGTTGAAAAGAAAGATCGTAAATCAAACTCACGGTATGCAAAAGAGTTTAACGTGGCTTTACCAATTGAGTTAAGTGAAGATGAACAAAAAACATTATTAACTAAATACGTGCAAGAAAACTTTGTTGATCAAGGCATGGTAGCCGATGTAGCGATTCATCGTGATCACCCAGATAATCCACACGCACACGTGATGTTAACCAATCGCCCATTTAACCCCGATGGTACTTGGGGACAGAAAACAAAAACCAAATACATTTTAGATAGTCATGGTAATAAAACTAAGACCCCTGCAGGGAATGTGAGAAACCGAAAAATTTGGTTGGTTGATTGGGATAAAAAAGAAAAAATAACTGAATGGCGGCACAATTGGGCGGCAAGTGTCAATCAGGCTTTAGAGCAAAAAAGCATTCCTGATCGGATCAGTGAAAAATCATTTGTGGAACAGGGAATAGCTGACACACCAATGCAACACGAGGGAATCAATAGCAAACGGCATGAAAGAAAGGCATTTAATCAACAAGTTAAGAACTATCGTAAGTCCCAAGCTGGCTATAAAAATATGCAGGAGAAAGTAGTTAATCAAGGCCACTTGGATAGCCTAAGTAAACACTTCTCGTTTAACGAGAAAAAAGTGGTCAAAGAGTTAAGCCACGAACTGAAAACTTATATTAGTTTGGAAAGTTTAGATGATAAGCGGCGCATGCTATTTAATTGGAAAAACAGTACCTTAATTAAGCACGCTGTTGGTGAAGATGTCACTAAGCAATTATTGACAATTAACCAACAAGAAAGTTCACTAAAAAAAGCAGATGAGCTCTTAAATAAAGTAGTTGATCGCACGACTAAAAAACTTTATCCAGAGCTTGATTTTGAACAGACAACCGCGGCTGAACGACGGGAATTGATTAAAGAAACTAATAGTGAACAAACGATTTTCAAAGGCAGTGAATTAAACGAACGTTTAATGAATATTCGTGATGATTTATTGATCCGACAATTATTGACCTTTACCAAACGGCCATACGTTGGCTGGAAGTTATTAATGCAACAAGAAAAGGAAGTCAAAATCGAGCTTAAATATACGCTGATGATTCATGATGATAGCTTAGAAAGTCTAGAACACGTTGATCAAGGTCTACTAGAAAAGTATTCACCAACCGAGCAGCAAAAGATTACTCGCGCAGTCAAAGATTTG contains these protein-coding regions:
- the mobQ gene encoding MobQ family relaxase; translated protein: MAIFHMSFSNISAGKGRSAIASAAYRSGEKLFDDKEGRHYFYARSVMPESFILTPKNAPAWASNREQLWNEVEKKDRKSNSRYAKEFNVALPIELSEDEQKTLLTKYVQENFVDQGMVADVAIHRDHPDNPHAHVMLTNRPFNPDGTWGQKTKTKYILDSHGNKTKTPAGNVRNRKIWLVDWDKKEKITEWRHNWAASVNQALEQKSIPDRISEKSFVEQGIADTPMQHEGINSKRHERKAFNQQVKNYRKSQAGYKNMQEKVVNQGHLDSLSKHFSFNEKKVVKELSHELKTYISLESLDDKRRMLFNWKNSTLIKHAVGEDVTKQLLTINQQESSLKKADELLNKVVDRTTKKLYPELDFEQTTAAERRELIKETNSEQTIFKGSELNERLMNIRDDLLIRQLLTFTKRPYVGWKLLMQQEKEVKIELKYTLMIHDDSLESLEHVDQGLLEKYSPTEQQKITRAVKDLRTIMAVKQVIQTQYQEVLRRAFPNGNFNELPMIKQEQAYTAVMYYDPVLKPCQAETIEQWQANPPQVFSPQEHQQGLAYLSGQLSLDQLENHHLQRVLKHDGTKQLFLGECKVDPMIKNSQIEKIQKQLKGQQAKDDQYRKVNIGHYQPLNYKPVSPSYYLKTAFSNAIMTALYARDEDYERQKQAQGLKETEWEMTKKQRQHQTRNRHEDGGMHL